From a single Mycolicibacterium mengxianglii genomic region:
- the nhaA gene encoding Na+/H+ antiporter NhaA yields MSPRRFGRDPTAPRSGENTAAAMLLVFTVAAIVWANSPWAASYDTFWGTPVGLSFGDAHVELTMKHLVNDGLMTFFFFIVGLEVTSQFKIGELTDRARAVVPVVAALAGLILPAVVFLLFNPSGDNATAWGVVISTDTAFLVGALAIIGPKYPARLRTFLLTLAVVDDVGALAVIALFYSENIRLLPLLAAVVMLAALAAVRLLPMWRGPVYAVLAFGLWLALYNGGVHPTLAGVGVALLTPVFRPQRERVEAAVGVIRAFRQSPNSEYARDASRSLRESISINERLQTGFGPYVSFLVLPLFALANAGVRLDEETVSAAMSSRLTWGIVAGLVLGKFVGITGATALVRKLGIGELAPGLTLRRVAGGAALSGIGFTISLFIIDLAIKDPAAQDEARVGVLMASVVAFGLGWLMFRVTDRISPPKPVGAKLIRPIDPARDHIRGNPNAPLTLVEYGDYECPFCSRATGAIDEVRDHFGDDLRYVWRHLPLEKVHPRAMDAALAAEAAGLQGKYFDMGMLMFQFQDYLEWEHLYRYAETAGCDIRRFDEDLQSSRVRHRVDDDLQDAELMDLQSVPTFFVNGRRHKGPWDAASLIRALEATRS; encoded by the coding sequence TTGTCGCCGCGCAGGTTCGGTCGAGACCCCACCGCGCCGCGCAGTGGCGAGAACACCGCAGCGGCAATGCTGTTGGTGTTCACCGTCGCCGCCATCGTGTGGGCGAACTCGCCGTGGGCCGCCAGCTATGACACGTTCTGGGGCACGCCGGTCGGCCTGAGCTTCGGCGACGCCCATGTCGAGCTCACGATGAAACACCTGGTCAACGACGGGCTGATGACGTTCTTCTTCTTTATCGTCGGTCTCGAGGTGACCAGCCAGTTCAAGATCGGCGAGCTGACCGACCGGGCCAGGGCGGTGGTACCCGTCGTGGCCGCGCTCGCCGGGCTGATCCTGCCGGCCGTGGTCTTCTTGCTGTTCAATCCCAGCGGCGACAACGCCACCGCCTGGGGCGTCGTGATCTCCACCGACACGGCGTTTCTCGTTGGCGCGTTGGCCATCATCGGGCCGAAGTACCCGGCGCGCTTGCGGACCTTCCTGTTGACACTGGCGGTGGTCGACGACGTGGGAGCGCTGGCGGTGATCGCGCTGTTCTACTCCGAGAACATCCGGCTGCTGCCGCTGTTGGCGGCGGTAGTGATGTTGGCCGCGCTCGCTGCGGTGCGGCTGTTGCCGATGTGGCGGGGACCCGTGTACGCGGTGCTGGCGTTCGGGCTGTGGCTGGCGCTCTACAACGGCGGAGTGCATCCCACGCTGGCCGGTGTCGGTGTCGCGCTGCTGACCCCGGTGTTCCGACCGCAGCGCGAGCGGGTGGAGGCCGCGGTCGGGGTGATCCGGGCGTTCCGGCAGTCACCGAACTCCGAGTACGCCCGGGACGCCAGCCGCAGTCTGCGCGAATCGATCTCGATCAACGAGCGGCTGCAGACCGGATTCGGGCCGTATGTCTCCTTCTTGGTGTTGCCGTTGTTCGCGCTGGCCAACGCCGGGGTGCGACTGGACGAGGAGACGGTCTCGGCGGCCATGAGCTCGCGACTGACCTGGGGCATCGTGGCGGGCCTGGTATTGGGCAAATTTGTCGGTATCACCGGCGCGACCGCGTTGGTGCGCAAGCTCGGTATCGGCGAACTGGCCCCAGGCCTGACATTGCGCCGGGTCGCCGGTGGGGCAGCGTTGTCCGGGATCGGGTTCACCATCTCGTTGTTCATCATCGACCTGGCCATCAAGGATCCTGCCGCACAGGACGAAGCGCGCGTCGGCGTGCTGATGGCCTCGGTGGTGGCCTTCGGTCTCGGTTGGCTGATGTTCCGGGTCACCGACCGGATCAGTCCACCAAAACCGGTCGGCGCCAAGCTGATCCGGCCGATCGACCCTGCGCGTGACCACATCCGCGGCAATCCGAACGCACCCCTGACGCTGGTGGAGTACGGCGACTACGAATGCCCGTTCTGCAGCCGGGCCACCGGGGCGATCGATGAGGTACGCGACCACTTCGGGGATGACCTGCGATATGTGTGGCGCCACCTTCCCTTGGAGAAGGTGCACCCCCGCGCCATGGACGCCGCGCTGGCGGCCGAGGCCGCCGGATTGCAGGGCAAGTACTTCGACATGGGCATGCTGATGTTCCAGTTCCAGGACTACCTGGAATGGGAACACCTGTACCGCTACGCCGAAACCGCGGGCTGCGATATCCGCAGATTCGACGAGGACCTGCAGTCGTCGCGGGTGCGGCACCGGGTTGACGACGATCTGCAGGACGCCGAACTGATGGATTTGCAGTCTGTGCCGACGTTTTTTGTCAATGGCAGGCGGCACAAGGGGCCCTGGGACGCGGCCAGCCTGATCCGGGCTTTGGAAGCCACCCGCAGCTAG
- a CDS encoding XdhC family protein has protein sequence MRDVLSDLLAGWRSGATAGLATVVRTFHSAPRPAGAAMVVAPDGTVTGSVSGGCVEGALYDLATEVAASGVPMLQRYGVSDDDAFQVGLTCGGILDVFVEPVSQATFPELAAVAEDIAAHRPAAIATVIAHPESQWVGRRLVVRPDGVDGTLGSLRADAAVTDDARGLLAAGRSEVLTFGPDGQRRGEGMEVFVASYAPRPRMLVFGAIDFAAAVAAQGSFLGYRVTVCDARPLFATSSRFPTADEVIVDWPHRYLAAQAAGSAIDARTVICVLTHDPKFDVPLLEVALRLPSAGIDVAYVGAMGSRRTHDDRMARLREAGLTDAELARLSSPIGLDLGGRTPEETAVSIAAEIIARRWGGGGRPLAETGGRIHVEPDGRRAASSRVGSHQNR, from the coding sequence GTGCGTGACGTGCTGAGCGATCTGTTGGCTGGGTGGCGATCCGGGGCCACCGCCGGCCTGGCCACTGTGGTGCGCACGTTCCACTCCGCGCCCAGACCGGCCGGCGCTGCGATGGTGGTCGCCCCGGACGGCACTGTCACCGGTTCGGTATCGGGCGGTTGCGTGGAGGGGGCGTTGTACGACCTCGCCACCGAGGTCGCGGCGTCCGGCGTGCCGATGCTGCAGCGGTACGGGGTGTCTGACGACGATGCATTTCAGGTGGGTCTGACCTGCGGTGGCATCCTCGACGTGTTCGTCGAGCCGGTATCGCAGGCGACGTTTCCCGAACTGGCGGCGGTCGCCGAGGACATCGCCGCGCACCGGCCGGCCGCGATCGCGACGGTGATCGCCCATCCGGAGTCGCAGTGGGTGGGCCGCCGGTTGGTCGTGCGTCCCGACGGTGTGGACGGCACCCTGGGGTCGTTGCGTGCTGACGCCGCCGTGACCGATGACGCGCGCGGACTGCTCGCAGCGGGCCGAAGCGAGGTGTTGACCTTCGGGCCGGACGGTCAGCGTCGTGGTGAGGGGATGGAGGTGTTCGTCGCCAGCTACGCACCGCGGCCGCGCATGCTCGTCTTCGGAGCGATCGATTTCGCCGCGGCCGTCGCCGCCCAGGGCTCCTTCCTCGGCTACCGCGTGACGGTGTGTGACGCCCGGCCGTTGTTTGCGACGTCGTCGCGCTTCCCGACCGCTGACGAGGTGATCGTGGACTGGCCGCACCGTTACCTCGCGGCGCAGGCCGCCGGTTCGGCCATCGACGCCCGCACGGTGATCTGCGTGCTGACCCACGACCCGAAATTCGACGTGCCGTTGCTGGAGGTGGCCCTGCGGCTGCCCTCAGCCGGGATAGACGTCGCCTATGTGGGGGCGATGGGGTCCCGTCGCACCCACGACGACCGGATGGCCAGGCTGCGGGAAGCCGGACTGACCGACGCCGAGTTGGCCCGGCTGTCCAGCCCCATCGGACTCGACCTCGGTGGCCGCACGCCGGAGGAGACCGCGGTGTCGATAGCCGCCGAGATCATCGCCCGCCGCTGGGGTGGTGGTGGTCGCCCCCTGGCCGAGACGGGCGGCCGTATCCATGTCGAGCCTGACGGGCGACGGGCCGCATCCAGTCGGGTGGGGTCGCACCAAAACCGTTGA